The DNA window TCCCACCAGAAAGAAAACGACCAACCCAACTAAAACCGTTCCTGTACCACCAAACCAGATCCCATTGTTAGCATCCTTGAATTTAGTGATATAGACACTCCAGATCACCAGTCCCAAACCAATGAGAAGCAAAATGATATTTAGTGGATTGGCGATCAGATTACCTGCAAATTTATAGGACATCAACTCGATCTGACCGTTCTCTGCAACACCATATCCGGACATAACAAGCAAACTGACCAGAACAACCAGCAGAAAGACCAACTCGATCAGGAAATTCATAAACGTTGATTTTCTTAAACGATCTTCCAGTTCAGGAACAGAGTTGAAATCAAGATTGTTCAACAGATATTGGGCTCCCAGAACCCGGGCATTAAAAACCAGGAACAAACCCAAACTCAGATTGAAATAATTGAAGGCTGCTTCCAGACCCCTTAATGAGTGGGTCCAAGTCACAAAGTTATACTCATTTAGCTTAAAATTTGCCCCGGTGAAGAAAGTTCCCACGGCAGCACCAATCAAAAGCACACCCACTACGCCATTGATCAGCAGGAAACTCTCATAGCCTTTTTGCCCCAGGAAATTATTGGGTTTTTTACGGTACTCATAACTCACAGCTTGAATGATAAACGAGAATAAAATGATGGTCCAGACCCAGTAGGCACCACCAAAACTGGTGGAATAAAGTTTCGGGAAGGACGCAAAAATTGCTCCCCCAAATGTGACCAGGGTAGTAAAAGTCAATTCCCATTTGCGACCCAGTGAATTCACGATCAGGGTCTTTTCGTCTTCTGTTTTAGCTACATCAAATAATAAGGTTTGTCCTCCTTGGACAAAGTTTAAAAACAGAAATACTGCACCCAGTGTAGCTATAAGAATCCACCAGATTTCTTGTAAGGTCGCCAGTTCCAAATTTTCTATCATTTTACTTCCTCCGGACCTTTTTTGATCTGTGTGATCATGATTTTCACTTCGGCAATAAGCAGGGCTGTGAAGAGCGCCACAAACATGAAGAAGGTGGTCGCTACTGTGCCAGAGTCCAGATTGGTTCTGGCAATACTAACCGGCAACATATCCTGAATGGCCCAGGGCTGACGGCCAACTTCTGCCACAACCCAACCTGCTTCCTGTGCAATGATCCCCAGAAAGAACATGGGCAGGCCTGCCATGAGGAGCCATTTAAGATGCTCGATGTTCCCTTTGTAGACAAAGAAGAGGAACAGAGCAAAAACAATTATAAACAGGCCTGCTAAGATCACCATAATGTGAAAGCTGTAGAACATGATTCCTACATTTGGAACAGAATCTTCCGGTTTTTCTAAAAATCCATAGCCAAAATATGCCTCGTTTTCTCGAAAGGTTTGCAGTGCGTTGGCAGCAGCAGCTTCATCTCCACTTTTTTGAGCAGCCTTGTAATCTGCCAAGCTTTGAACTGCAATTTTACCCAGGGGGATTTTTTGTTCAACCCCCATGACTCCTTCAGCCTCATTCCCATAAACCAGATCATTGATCCCTGCGACATACCCTGTCGTGGAGCGTTGAGCCAGGATCGAAAGCATCCCGGGTATCTTTAGTTTGAAGTGAAAAGATTGAAGATCATCACCTGGCTGTTTCTTCGTATTGACGATGCCCAAAGCCACTAATCCAGATGGACTGTCACCCTCAAAGTGACCCTCAAAAGCAGCCAACTTCATGGGTTGATGCTTGGCATCCTCATAGGCTGCTTCATCCCCGGAAAATCCAACAAAAAGCGAGGCGACAATACCAAAGGTGGCAGCAACCACAATAGATCGTTTTGCCAGAAGCTGGTGTCTCTGTTTGAACAAGTACCAGGAAGAAATCGAGATCACAAAAAGCGAGGCCATAACAAAGCTGGAACTGGTTGTGTGGGTGAATTTTGACACTGCAATTGGTGACAGGATCACAGCCATGATATCCTGCATTTCGAATCTAGCAGTATCCGGGTTAAAAACCATACCTACTGGATGTTGCATCCAGGCGTTGGCTACCAAAATCCAGAGAGCGGATAAATTCGATCCCACAGCTACCATATATGTTGAAAACAAATGGAATTTTTTAGAAACCCGGTTCCAGCCAAAAAACATGACGGCAAAAAAGGTAGATTCCAGAAAAAACGCTGCAATTCCCTCTATAGCAAGGGGGGCACCAAAAATATCTCCTACCATCCAGGAATAGTTGGACCAGTTTGTACCAAACTCAAATTCCAGGATAATTCCGGTGGCAACGCCAATGGCGAAATTTATCCCGAAAAGTTTCATCCAGAACTTGGTCAAGCGGGACCAGGATTCATCACCAGTACGGTAGTAAATTGTTTCATAAAACGCGATGATCCAAGAAAGCCCCAGGGTTAAGGGTACAAAAATCCAGTGATACATTGCAGTTAAAGCAAACAGGGCTCGTGCCCAATTCACCATGCCAATATCTATGGCTTCAACCATGAACAACTCCTATTCTAGATTATTTATGCTAATTTGTTTAATCGTAAGTTCTTGCAAGACATGATCAGCTCTTGCTTCATCAGTACTAAAATTACTTTTGAGAAAGTTTGGGAAGAAAAATACCTTCAGAATTGCGAACATAATAACCAGCTTGACAATAATGATCTTCCACAAGGAACGACCCAGGGTCATCCGTCTAAATCCATCGCGATAAAAATGATAAATTCGAAAAGGTAGGAATCGATTGGTCATACGAAGTAATAATAATTACTAGTTGCTATTTATCAACTATTATATTTCCTCAATTAATGAAAACTTTTCAGGGTTCCCTTTGGTCAATGTGGCTGTTTATCCAGCTAGGCTTCATCAATACTGACCTGTTGAATGATGGGTGATTCCGCTCGCAGAATCCCCATGATAACTTTTGAGTACATACGGTACATGCTGTGTTGGGAAGAAATAACAATAAGCTCCCTGCAGCGGCGGGAAGCCTCGATCATGGGCATGGCTGAGTGAATTCCAAATTTCCGGGCCGGGTAAGAAGCCGCTGCCACAACACCTCTCTTCTCGCTTTTGCCGCCGACTACAACCGGCTTACCCTTCAATGATGGATCTCGCAGCACCTCCACTGAGCAGAAAAAGGCATCCAGATCCAGATGTACAATTGCCCTGGGGTTATTGGTGTAAGGTTGCGGGTTAATCATTCAACATCATTCTTAATATAGTTGAAATGGGCAGAGACGCAGCAAACTACGTCTCTACCTTAAAATTAATACCTTCTAGCTGTCGGGATTTACTATTTAAAGCTAACCCTAAGATTAAGTCCCGGAATCAGGGTCACTCGTTGGTCAGAGCCCAATACTGGCAATGCTGTTGGGGTCAGAGATATCCTGTTTGACGTCTCATGTGTCAGTGATCCATCAGCTTTTACATCAAGAATCTGGCGGGTCAGATAGGTTCCCGCTCCGTAACCAGCTAGAGCCAAAGTCAACAGGGACTCCCTGTCTCTTACATCTAAGAGAATCCCGGTCCCAAACCCAAAGGCCGTTCCTGAAGTAGAACCCAAGAACATGAGGGTCGCTTGTCCAAAACTGAAGTCATCATTCTTAATCCACCGATCATAAGCGAAAGTAGAACCTATTGCTCCCAGAGATGACATCAAAACAAACATGTCCGGATCACCATCCTCAAAGAAAATAGATTGAAGCATCATTGTGTTCATATATCCAAAGCTCCAACCCTGCATCAGCATCATGGCATCCCCAAAACTATACTGCTTGTTTTTAACTAAAGAATGGCCAATAACTGCTCCAACTGGATAGGCGACTAATTCAACAATAGCTAATGGTTTTTCCCATTTTTCCATTTCTTCATCATGCCTTTCCATTTCCTCTTCAAACATTTGCAAATCTAATTCGTATTGGTTCATGTCAAAAGAAGGAGAATCCCAATCCGGTTCCATTAATTCATCAGGTTCATCGGGTCGCCCACCGATCGCACTGTATAGTTGCCTCGCTGTCATACCAGAAATACCGGTCCATAAGGACCATACCCAGGCTTGTCCATTGGTTGGGTCAACCTTTTCAAACAAATATTCGCCAGCATAGTGACCGGCAGGTACAGAGGCCATGAGGGTCCACACCCACAGGGTTTCCGGATCGCGATCTTCTTCATCCTCCTGGGATTCATCAAGACCTGAATCCAGCTTCAGAATACTATTTATACCTTGACCAACGCGTAGCCCCAGTAATTCACCATAGCGCATCATCTGAGTGCGAGCGTGGGAAACGTCCATTTCCCTGGTGTATTTGTAGGTCAGGTAAAAAGCACCTCCGGCAGACACCATTACCCCGCCGACATACCAACGATCATCATCGGCATGGAGGACGTATGGAATACCCCAGCCATACAGTCCAGCCCCGATAGCGATGTTCTGCATTACCAGCGGCCAACGCCCAGATTGATCCAGGGACCGAGGGATCTTATAGTTCCACTGCGTTTCCCAGACCTGACTACTGTCCACTGCCAGCACCAGTGACTCAACCAGGATATTCATAAGCGCTCGTTCTTCATCTGTGATCTTACCATCAATCATAGCTGTGTCCCAGGCTTGTCGATATAATGATTGGTTTTTGAGTGAATCTGTTTCCTGCGCCGTTAATCCAATAAAAAAAACGAACAGGAGCAGACTCGAAAGAATTGCTTTCATAAGCGCCTCCTTGCTTGAGTGCTGAAGTTAGTTTCTAGTGACTCCTGACTAAAGATAAATCGCTCATTAAGTAATTCTTAATAATCCAGCTCCAGCCTTGCAAAACGGACCCCCTTGGCTTAATTAGCAGAGATTATTTACCTGTATTGCTCTGTTTGAGTTTCAGAAAGGAAATTCAAAGTTCCATGAACACTGCTCCTGACAAAGCCCAGATCAAAAAACTACGCCGACAACTCAATCAACGCCGAGCTCGTTATGTCTGGCTTCAGAATATCTTATTTAAAATTAAATCATTTGACCAGCTTTTTGTCATGATTATGGCCATGCTCATCGGGGTATTCGCCGGGGTGATCTCCGCTGGTTTCAGAACCTTGATTGATTCTTTTAGACATGGTTTATGGGGTGAAGGAGCCCTCATTGATGTGGTTATTGCGGCCCCGATCTATCTTAAAATTGGCATTCCTGCTTTTGGTGGTGCTTTGGTCGCCTGGAGCGTTCAACGATTTGCTCCTGAAGCTAAAGGACACGGGGTTCCTGAGGTTATGAATGCTGTAGCCACCCAGAATGGCTTTATCCGGATGCGGGTGGTGGTGATCAAAGCGTTTGCCTCGGCCATGTCCATTGCCTCAGGTGCTTCTGTGGGTCGTGAGGGTCCGATTGTCCAGATCGGTTCAGCTTTTGGTTCGACCATAGGACAACTGTTTCAAGTTTCGATAAGACGCATGAAGACCTTTATCGGCTGTGGGGCAGCAGCAGGAATTGCAGCTACTTTTAATGCACCCATTGCCGGAGCTATTTTCGCCTCAGAAGTGATCCTGGGCGATTTTAGTGCTGCAGCCATTGGACCCATTATCATTGCCTCAGTTTTCGGGACGGTTATCAGTCGCGGTTTGTATGGTGATTTTCCGGCATTCGTGCCACCGACCTACACCTTGCATTCGCCAGTTGAGATTATTTTCTATATCATTCTGGGGGTGATCACTGGGATCATTGGTTGGTTATTTGTACGCTCCCTCTATAAAACTGAAGATCTGTTTGATGCCTGGAAAGCTCCTGTGGCTATCAAAGGTCTCCTCGGTGGCGCCTTGCTGGGAGGAGTAGCTGTTTATCTGCCACAGATCCTTGGGGTCGGTTACGAAACCATGGAATCAGTCCTCAGCGGACACCTTGGTTTTGTTATTGCAGCTGGATTGGTATTGGCCAAAATATTTGCCACCAGTCTTTCTATGGGATTTGGAGCCTCGGGTGGTGTTTTTGCACCCTCACTTTTTATCGGATCCATGTTGGGCGGTGCCTTTGGTATTGTTATTCATGGTCTATTCCCTGAGCTCACAGCTAGTAGTGGTGCGTATGCTCTGGTGGGAATGGCTGCCATGGTTGCGGCTACGACCCATGCACCAGTCACTGCGGTGCTGATCATCTTTGAAATGACCACTGAATATTCTGTAATTTTACCTCTGATGATTACCAGTATTATCGCCATGGTCATTTCATCACGATTACTGGATGGTTCTAACATCTACACCCTGAAACTGATCCGGCGGGGGATTGATATTTTTGGCGGAAAAGATATTAATGTGCTTGATAAGATCAGCGTTCCTGCTCTCAAGAAGAAAATTGTAGCTACCGTTCCTGAAGATATGACCCTTCAGGGTTTGTTGGAAAAAATTTCAGTCAGCTCTGCTTCCAACTTTTATGTGAAAGATGAGAATAAGCGATTAAGCGGGATCATTACTCATTCTGCCATGCGGCGTTATCTGAACCATCATGAAGAAATACCTGAGAATGCCACGGTAAAGGACATAATGAATCGTCAATTCGAGATTATTTCAGACACGACTCCAGTCCATGAGATTTTACGCAAGATGATTGAAATGGATTTAGAAGCCATGCCGGTTGTGGATGATGATCTCATGTTAAATGGTGAGGTAGAACGTTCAGCCATTGTCCATCAATATCAAGAACTCTTGATCCATACTGAATCAGCCAAAGCAGTGGCTCACTCCATGAAATTTATTCAAAGGCAATACCACGAAAAATCCGAAGTACTTCCAGGATTTTTCATTGCCCGAATTAATGCTCCTTCAACTTTTGTGAATCAATCCCTGCGTTCACTCAATGTCCGACAATCCTATGGTGTGGATATTCTCCTGGTTCGTCGCTCCAAAGATGGTGAGGAAAAGGATCTCATCCCGGATGTGAATGACAAGCTTTTATCATCTGATCAGTTACTGATCTTTGGTGAACAGGATAATGTCGATAAACTTTGTGCAATTCTGTAAACCCAACGCGACCTCAACAAAAATTGCAAATATCCATGTGGGGTGGGACATCCCTTTATTTTATCAAAAGTAACTTCTGAATAGCAGACTGGGCTCCAGTTTGGAGTCTGCAAAAATAAACTCCGGCTTCCACGGCCATCCCGTTTTGATCAAGACTGCCCCATGATATTAAATACTGACCGGCTGTTTTTCGTTCATTGATCAGTTCTATAACTTGCTGGCCTCTGGTATCAACGATAGTCATCTGAACCAAACCGGCTTCATCCAAATGGTATGGGATGATTGTCATGGGGTTAAAGGGGTTGGGATAATTAGGACCCAATTGGAATTTCTCAGGACCGACTTTTTTATCCTCCACCAACCCAACCACATAATCTGTACTTTTTAGGATCCAGCCATTGGGATCCATGACCAGATCGGTAACTATTTCTCCTGGCGGAATTTCAATATGGAAGGTCATGAACTGTTCGTTGATCCTTAACACGGTATCAATAACAGATCCAGTTGTGGTGATCCTGAAATCAACCGGCATATCAAACGTTATCCCTGACTGAATGGTTTGAACCAGCAGATCCTCGCCCGTCTGAGCACGGTAGGCGCGGTAGTGCGGATAACCAGAACCATAGATCCACTGCTGAAAATAATTGTTCAGATCAAGTCCACTCACTTCTTCACAGACCATTTGAAACTGCTCTGTTGTGGCTGTTTTATACTTGAATTCAGGATCAGCAGC is part of the Candidatus Neomarinimicrobiota bacterium genome and encodes:
- the cydB gene encoding cytochrome d ubiquinol oxidase subunit II codes for the protein MIENLELATLQEIWWILIATLGAVFLFLNFVQGGQTLLFDVAKTEDEKTLIVNSLGRKWELTFTTLVTFGGAIFASFPKLYSTSFGGAYWVWTIILFSFIIQAVSYEYRKKPNNFLGQKGYESFLLINGVVGVLLIGAAVGTFFTGANFKLNEYNFVTWTHSLRGLEAAFNYFNLSLGLFLVFNARVLGAQYLLNNLDFNSVPELEDRLRKSTFMNFLIELVFLLVVLVSLLVMSGYGVAENGQIELMSYKFAGNLIANPLNIILLLIGLGLVIWSVYITKFKDANNGIWFGGTGTVLVGLVVFFLVGFNNSCIYPSLTHPQTSLTIYNASSTHYTLTVMTYVAFLIPFVIAYVAYVWRAMDLRKLSLDDLKEKAY
- a CDS encoding chloride channel protein: MNTAPDKAQIKKLRRQLNQRRARYVWLQNILFKIKSFDQLFVMIMAMLIGVFAGVISAGFRTLIDSFRHGLWGEGALIDVVIAAPIYLKIGIPAFGGALVAWSVQRFAPEAKGHGVPEVMNAVATQNGFIRMRVVVIKAFASAMSIASGASVGREGPIVQIGSAFGSTIGQLFQVSIRRMKTFIGCGAAAGIAATFNAPIAGAIFASEVILGDFSAAAIGPIIIASVFGTVISRGLYGDFPAFVPPTYTLHSPVEIIFYIILGVITGIIGWLFVRSLYKTEDLFDAWKAPVAIKGLLGGALLGGVAVYLPQILGVGYETMESVLSGHLGFVIAAGLVLAKIFATSLSMGFGASGGVFAPSLFIGSMLGGAFGIVIHGLFPELTASSGAYALVGMAAMVAATTHAPVTAVLIIFEMTTEYSVILPLMITSIIAMVISSRLLDGSNIYTLKLIRRGIDIFGGKDINVLDKISVPALKKKIVATVPEDMTLQGLLEKISVSSASNFYVKDENKRLSGIITHSAMRRYLNHHEEIPENATVKDIMNRQFEIISDTTPVHEILRKMIEMDLEAMPVVDDDLMLNGEVERSAIVHQYQELLIHTESAKAVAHSMKFIQRQYHEKSEVLPGFFIARINAPSTFVNQSLRSLNVRQSYGVDILLVRRSKDGEEKDLIPDVNDKLLSSDQLLIFGEQDNVDKLCAIL
- a CDS encoding DUF4492 domain-containing protein yields the protein MTNRFLPFRIYHFYRDGFRRMTLGRSLWKIIIVKLVIMFAILKVFFFPNFLKSNFSTDEARADHVLQELTIKQISINNLE
- a CDS encoding cytochrome ubiquinol oxidase subunit I produces the protein MVEAIDIGMVNWARALFALTAMYHWIFVPLTLGLSWIIAFYETIYYRTGDESWSRLTKFWMKLFGINFAIGVATGIILEFEFGTNWSNYSWMVGDIFGAPLAIEGIAAFFLESTFFAVMFFGWNRVSKKFHLFSTYMVAVGSNLSALWILVANAWMQHPVGMVFNPDTARFEMQDIMAVILSPIAVSKFTHTTSSSFVMASLFVISISSWYLFKQRHQLLAKRSIVVAATFGIVASLFVGFSGDEAAYEDAKHQPMKLAAFEGHFEGDSPSGLVALGIVNTKKQPGDDLQSFHFKLKIPGMLSILAQRSTTGYVAGINDLVYGNEAEGVMGVEQKIPLGKIAVQSLADYKAAQKSGDEAAAANALQTFRENEAYFGYGFLEKPEDSVPNVGIMFYSFHIMVILAGLFIIVFALFLFFVYKGNIEHLKWLLMAGLPMFFLGIIAQEAGWVVAEVGRQPWAIQDMLPVSIARTNLDSGTVATTFFMFVALFTALLIAEVKIMITQIKKGPEEVK